One part of the Prunus persica cultivar Lovell chromosome G5, Prunus_persica_NCBIv2, whole genome shotgun sequence genome encodes these proteins:
- the LOC18777807 gene encoding uncharacterized protein LOC18777807, whose protein sequence is MAEKAYPAAPANHGYQRSDAESLENADELKRKKKIKLAIYITIFVVFQIIVITTMSLTVMKVKTPRFRLGNINVESFVSDSAAPSFDTKFTTQIKIKNSANWGSYKFNAANITFQHQGATLAVIDIAKGKAGWLSTIKRNAEVSLNSNAITGSNFESELRSGVLTLNSVGRLNGKVAIMFIMKKKKAANMNCTIAFDVAAKNVKSLHCK, encoded by the coding sequence ATGGCTGAGAaggcttatcctgcagccccGGCAAACCATGGTTACCAAAGAAGTGATGCAGAGTCTTTGGAAAATGCTGATGAGCTGAAACgcaagaagaaaatcaaattggccatatatattactattttcGTTGTGTTTCAGATCATAGTTATCACCACAATGAGTCTCACTGTCATGAAAGTGAAAACCCCCAGGTTCAGGCTAGGCAACATCAATGTCGAAAGCTTCGTATCTGACTCGGCAGCGCCTTCATTCGACACGAAATTCACAACCCAAATCAAGATCAAGAACTCAGCCAACTGGGGTTCCTACAAGTTCAATGCTGCCAATATCACGTTTCAACACCAAGGAGCCACTCTGGCAGTAATTGATATCGCAAAGGGCAAGGCTGGATGGCTTTCGACCATAAAAAGAAATGCGGAGGtgagtttgaattcaaatgcAATAACTGGTTCAAACTTTGAAAGTGAATTGAGGAGCGGGGTGTTGACGCTCAACAGCGTAGGAAGATTGAACGGAAAAGTTGCAATTATGTTCatcatgaagaagaagaaggccgCCAACATGAACTGCACCATAGCTTTTGATGTGGCAGCCAAGAACGTCAAATCTTTACactgcaagtga
- the LOC18778012 gene encoding uncharacterized protein LOC18778012: MAEKDGDHEANAYHQAEELKRQKKIKRLKYFGIFIVFQVIVITIFSLTVMKAKTPKLKLASNVYIQTLTYSPATPSFDMSFITQVRVRNPNWGPFKFRDGTVVFTYQGVVVGQVYIPNGKVGLRSTKKITVLVNVNSNALPGKSALGNELSNGLLLLTSTAELKGKVELMLIMKTKKTAELSCSMVFNLAARSLQNLDCN; the protein is encoded by the coding sequence atggctGAGAAGGATGGAGATCATGAAGCAAACGCATACCACCAGGCCGAGGAGCTCAAACGccagaagaaaatcaaaaggttgaaatattttggtattttcaTTGTGTTTCAAGTCATAGTAATCACCATATTCTCACTCACTGTGATGAAAGCTAAGACTCCAAAACTCAAGTTGGCAAGCAACGTCTATATCCAAACACTCACCTATTCCCCGGCAACACCTTCGTTCGATATGAGCTTCATAACACAAGTCAGAGTGCGAAACCCAAACTGGGGTCCTTTTAAGTTTCGTGACGGCACCGTCGTGTTTACGTACCAAGGTGTGGTTGTTGGGCAAGTTTATATTCCAAATGGCAAAGTCGGATTGCGATCCACCAAAAAAATCACTGTGCTTGTGAATGTGAATTCCAATGCGTTGCCAGGCAAGTCTGCTCTTGGAAATGAGCTCAGCAATGGGTTGCTGTTGCTGACCAGCACAGCCGAGTTGAAGGGAAAGGTTGAGTTGATGCTGATCATGAAGACAAAGAAGACAGCTGAATTGAGCTGCTCTATGGTGTTCAATTTGGCAGCAAGGTCTCTCCAGAATTTGGATTGTAACTGA
- the LOC18776473 gene encoding uncharacterized protein LOC18776473: protein MAWKTSDAESLRSSDEQKRKKKIKLAIYITIFVVFQIIVITTMSLTVMKVKTPRFRLGNINVESFVSDSAAPSFDTKFTTQIKIKNSANWGSYKFNAANITFQHQGATLAVIDIAKGKAGWLSTIKRNAEVSLNSNAITGSNFESELRSGVLTLNSVGRLNGKVAIMFIMKKKKAANMNCTIALDVAAKSVKSLHCK from the coding sequence atgGCTTGGAAAACAAGTGATGCGGAGTCTTTGAGATCCTCTGATGAGCAGAAACgcaagaagaaaatcaaattggccatatatattactatttttgTTGTGTTTCAGATCATCGTTATCACCACAATGAGTCTCACTGTGATGAAAGTTAAGACCCCCAGGTTCAGGCTAGGCAACATCAATGTCGAAAGCTTCGTATCTGACTCGGCAGCGCCTTCATTCGACACGAAATTCACAACCCAAATCAAGATCAAGAACTCAGCCAACTGGGGTTCCTACAAGTTCAATGCTGCCAATATCACGTTTCAACACCAAGGAGCGACTCTGGCAGTAATTGATATCGCAAAGGGCAAGGCTGGATGGCTTTCGACCATAAAAAGAAATGCGGAGGtgagtttgaattcaaatgcAATAACTGGTTCAAACTTTGAAAGTGAATTGAGGAGCGGGGTGTTGACGCTCAACAGCGTAGGAAGATTGAACGGAAAAGTTGCAATTATGTTCatcatgaagaagaagaaggccgCCAACATGAACTGCACCATAGCTCTTGATGTGGCAGCCAAGTCGGTCAAATCTTTACACTGCAAGTGA